Within Peromyscus leucopus breed LL Stock chromosome 16_21, UCI_PerLeu_2.1, whole genome shotgun sequence, the genomic segment tTGTGAGGTCAAGAGCAGCCTGGATTATAAAGCTGGTTCCAGGCCACACAGGGCTATATAGAGggacactatctcaaaaatcaaaagtaaatccAGCAAAATGTTTAAGAACTGGGCAAGGTACACACTCCATCCTGCAGGAAAGCCCcttaaaacagaagaaataagcaAGTTCTGGAAGTCCCTCAAAATCGATCAGACCTCACCAAGTGCACTTAAGCAGACTGGGAGGTGATCaaacacacctttagtcccagcactctggaggctgaggcagggggatatcttgatctacagagcagattccaggacagccaaggctacacacagacactctgtctcacaatgacaaaacaaaaagggtAGGTAAGCAGTAAAGACTGTCAGAAGtcaggctgaggcagacagagctggggagaaacACAGTCCAACAAGTCTGAAAGAATCAGACACCAACTGAGCCCCTGGGAAAGATCACACAATGGCATGTTGAGTTGCttctgagctgtcacccatgctgggtgggctTTAGTGACACAGCTGTtttggagtcatttctgctcctgtgggTAACCCCTCACTACTACCCCTAAGGAGCCCCAATAATtctcattggttcaccaactTCTACTGATGGCTTCCTTGGCTGGTATAGGTTCCCTCTCAGGGCTGGGTACATACTTgcccacatctccccaggaatggTGTCACACAACAACTAGGAATCTGGGACAGACTGCATAAAAGGAGAAGATTGGAAAACcatgagggaggggaagaggacatAGGAAAGGCCACCTACCAAATATGTGCTCTCCCTGGGCTTCATCTATGAATGTCACAAGTGGGACATCAAAGTTTTCAGGCAATGTCCACCAGGCATTCTCGTTGAAATCATCTATATCCATCAAAAGATCCATTTCTCCCACTTCAGAATAAGGCAACTCCAAGCAGATGTCTGTCCAATGTAGTTGTGAAGAAGGGCCCAGGTTCTGGCTAATATACTCCCTCCTAAAACCCAGCCCTTGACCCACCTTAGGGTAAAGGATTCATCCCTAAATTTCCCCTATTAATCCAGCCAATCAGCACTTGGCTTACTCTTTTAATACAGTGAGGTCATCACTAGTCCCAGGAATACGAATTAtcttcttggtaatttttttttttttttttttttttttttggtgttttgagacagggtttttcttgtgtagctttgcacctttcctggaacttacttggtagcccaggctggcctcgaactcacagagatccgcctgcctctgcctcctgagtgctgggattaaaggcgtgcaccaccaccgcccggccttcttgGTAATCTTAAAGGTGCTTGAGGAAGTCTCCGGAGTATCAACTAGAAAAGCAGATGAGGTCCAAgtggtgttggtgcacgcctttaatcccagcacttgggaggcagaggtaggtagttatctgtgagttccagggtaccctgtcctacagagtgagttccagggcaggctccaaagctacacagagaaaccctgtctcaaaaaaccaaaaacaaaaagtggATGAGGGACAAATATGCAGGAGCACAAAGGTCATTGGTGGGTGCTacctctgtttatttcttttttgttttatcttgtttccttggagaccaggtctctctacatagctctggctgtcctggaacttactatgtacatCAGGATGGTCTcattctcacagagatccacccatctcttcctccacagtgCAGGGATTAAGAACCTGTGGCACCATGACAGCACCCTAACTGCTCTTCTTATAAAAACAGTGTTTGTGGGTTAGTCTAGTCTACATCCCTAGTTCCTATAGAATGgtggcatttattatttatttgataatttcatagtTTAGAGCTTAGGGGGTAGAGGAAACCATGCTGAGctcgtacatacatacatacatacatacatacatacaaatatatatatacatatatttgtatgtatgtatgtatgtatgtatgtatgcctgtgaagACAGCTAATGAAATGGGCcataatttgaaagagatcaaggaggggTATGTGACTGGGTTGGAATGGATGAAAGGGAAGAGATAAAATGGTTTAATTATATAATACTCcccaaaataagagaaataaagtcagaaatgggggtacatgcctttaatcccaacactggggaggcagagataggcagtcctgtgagtttgagcccagcctgcagAAATTTAAGATGCAGACAAGGTATTTCTCCTTCAGTGAAGTTTCACACCAACCATTATCAAGTCAACATTCTTTCTCCAGGCTGCAGTGCAGGTCTCTAAATTCCAGTCTGAATGTTGTGTTATGTCAGCATCTAGGTGCATGGATGTTTGAAGCAACGATGTAAAAATGGCCTGCTTATTATAGTGCAGCTTTTTCTGATGCTTGGTCATCTCTGGCAAGTTACTGATTTCTCAGGGCTCAAGATTTATCAGGCATGATTTATATCAATGGTAACCACCTTGGCCaggataatttcttttttctctttaactctctttgtttctttgtttgtttcatgtcaTATAAGACTGGGTCTCCCTAatgtaggtctggctgtcctggaactcacagggtacctcctgactctgcctccccagtgctaggattaaaggtgtgagtctccACCCAGCCCTTCaagaaatgtttgtgtttgaTCGAAAAAATTAGTGATGACTAGCTCCTGGGGAGTATGTTGTCATTGTTCAcacctaattttaattttttgttttataattaagtgtttgtttgtttgtttgttttattgacttaatttttgttttttgagaaagaattgctctgtgtagcttagtGCCATTGCTggatcttgcactgtagaccaggctggcctcaaagtcacaaagatctgcctacctctgcttcctgaggcctgGGATTAAATGTGAGCAGGACCACCCACTGCCacgctgtttttatttatttatttatttatctatttatttatttatttattttttattattttataattaaactcataataataaatacattcgTGGTATTCAtggattacattcacagtattcatgcaatcattatatttatgatagtcatgaattacattaatttattgatttaatacATTTATGATATTATTTCTTGATTCTATtctccatttgtggggcttttccctcacacaaaacagacattctctacttaggaaatcattgctctttatttctttcttctacatattgagataatgtctaatttttctgtctccatgatttgtatattctatatatgttaCCTTAAACAATTCAAtagtgtttgtcctttttttttgagggtaAAAAAGGTTTTATGTACAatagcaggagaaataatacagatAGCATGAACATCAAAACATGTTATACTTGAAAAGTCCAGGATGATTTTCAACAGTACATTATTTTCTCGGTAGAATGTAGTAAAtatgagcctggcagtggtgaacacctttaatcccggtactcgggagacaaagccaggtgtatctctgtgaggtcgaggccagccaggtcagaACCCAAAAACGATATCAAGAATCAGGCCAAATATGTATGCGGGCATGCAGAAAGAGTCATCCAAGTCAGCTTTGGTCAGGGGTTGGTTCTGGACGCGATGCAACATCTTTTCACCTAGGGAGAGAAAGTGGAACACTGGTAAAGTGAAGCTCAGGACTGGGATCCAAGACTCCCTTGAGGACATGATAGGGGAAGAATTCAGACAAGCCCAGGCCCACCCACCCAGGTCATCTATTCATACCTCCCCAGGATCTTAGAGACCTCAGGAAATTAAAATGGCTGTAACCTAAAACTGTTTCCCTTAGAATGGACTTGGAGGAGCATCTGGATTCCCACAGTCCTGAGAGACTCAATCAGAATCTATGGTGCCATACAACTATTATCTGTCAGACAGTCAACCCTCAAGGGCATATCTGTCAAACAAAGTCACCTACCTCGGGCCTGGTGGTAAGCTTGCTGGCTCCCCACACTCCAAATCATATCCATCAACCACCGCTTTGCTCTGAGAGGTCCAACCACAGTGACTCGAGTCTGGCCTGAGGCTGTAAACCACCTCTCCAGTTGAATGAGGGTGTTGCTGTGTAGCTCGATGCTTCTGAGGTATAAGTCTTCATGGCCTGAACACACAAGATACAACAAAAGGATTTATAAGCCACTAGCACTATGTGAGGAGGCTGGAATTGGGTGGCAGTTACCTCCAAGATTAAAACCTGTTCTGAGTGAAGCTGTAAATAAAGACATTGCATGGTGAAGAAGAGATACATGAACAGGTGTGGCtgtcatggtggtgcactcctttaatgcTGGCACTCAGagcacatagacagacacatccttgtgagttcaagggcgGCCTGGATTATAAAGCTGGTTCCAGGCCACACAGGGCTATATAGAGggacactatctcaaaaatcaaaagcaaaaatccAGCAAAATGTTTAAGAACTGGGCAAGGTACACACTCCACCCTGCAGGAGAGCCCCTTGAGACAGAAGAAATAAGCAAGTTCTGGAAGTCCCTCAAAATTGATCAGACCTTAAGCAGACTAGGAGGTGATCAAACACACCTTTAGtcccggcactctggaggcagaggcagggggatatcttgatctacagagcagattccaggacagccaaggctacacacagacaCTCTACTCAAAATGGCAAAACAAAAAGGGTAGGTAAGCAGTAAAGACTGTCAGAAGtcaggctgaggcagacagagctggggagaaacACAGTCCAACAAGTctgaaagaagcagagaccatctGAGCCCCTGGGAGAGATCACACAATGGCATGTTGAGTTgcttgtgagctgtcacccatgctgggtgggctTTAGTGACACAGCTGTCTTGGAGTCATTTCTGCCTCTGTGGCTAACCCCTCACTACTACCCCTAAGAAGCCCCAATAAttctcattggttcaccaagttctACTGATGGCTTCCTTTACTGTTATGGGTTCCCTCTCAGGGCTGGGTACATACTTgcccacatctccccaggaatggTGTCACACAACAACTAGGAATCTGGGACAGACTGCATAAAAGGAGAAGATTGGAAAACcatgagggaggggaagaggacatAGGAAAGGCCACCTACCAAATATGTGCTCTCCCTGGGCTTCATCTATGAATGTCACAAGTGGGACATCAAAGTTTTCAGGCAATGTCCACCAGGCATTCTCGTTGAAATCATCTATATCCATCAAAAGATCCATTTCTCCCACTTCAGAATAAGGCAACTCCAAGCAGATGTCTGTCCAATGTAGTTGTGAAGAAGGGCCCAGGCTCTGGCTTATATACTCCCTCCTAAAACCCAGCCCTTGACCCACCTTAGGGTAAAGGATTCATCCCTAAATTTCCCCTATTAATCCAGCCAATCAGCACTTGGCTTACTCTTTTAATACAGTGAGGTCATCACTAGTCCCAGGAATACGAATTATcttcttgataatttttttttcttttttttttttttttggtttttcgagacagggtttttcttttgtagctttgcacctttcctgtaacatacttggtagcccaggctggcctcgaactcacagagatccgcctgcctctgcctcctgaacgctgggattaaaggcgtgcaccaccaccgcccggccttcttgGTAATCTTAAAGGTGCTTGAGGAAGTCTCCGGAGTATCAACTAGAAAAGCAGATGAGGTCCAAgtggtgttggtgcacgcctttaatcccagcacttgggaggcagaggtaggtagttatctgtgagttccagggcaccctgtcctacagagtgagttccagggcaggctccaaagctacacagagaaaccctgtctcaaaaaaccaaaaacaaaaagtggATGAGGGACAAATATGCAGGAGCACGAAGGTCATTGGTGGGTGCTacctctgtttatttcttttttgttttatcttgtttccttggagaccaggtctctctacatagctctggctgtcctgggacttactATGTACATCAGGTTGGTCTcattctcacagagatccacccatctcttcctccacaatGCAGGGATTAAGGACCTGTGGCACCATGACAGCACCCTAACTGCTCTTCTTATAAAAACAGTGTTTGTGGGTTAGTCTAGTCTACATCCCTAGTTCCTATAGAATGgtggcatttattatttatttgataatttcatagtTTAGTGCTTAGGGGGTAGAGGAAAACATGCTGAgctggtacatacatacatacatacatacatacaaatatatatatatatatatatatatatatatatatatatatatatatatgcctgtgaAGACAGCTAATGAAATGGGCcataatttgaaagagatcaaggaggggTATGTGACTGGGTTTgaatggaagaaagggaagagataaaatggtgtaattatataatACTCCCCAAAATAGGAGAAATAAAGTCAGAAATgggggtacatgcctttaatcccaacactggggaggcagagataggcagtcctgtgagtttgagcccagcctgcagAAATTTAAGATGCAGACAAGGTATTTCTCCTTCAGTGAAGTTTCACACCAACCATTATCAAGTCAACATTCTTTCTCCTGGCTACAGTGCAGGTCTCTAAATTCAGGTCTGAATGTTGTGTTATGTCAGCATCTAGGTGCATGGATGTGTGAAGCAACGATGTAAAAA encodes:
- the LOC114692369 gene encoding KH homology domain-containing protein 1-like, whose product is MDIDDFNENAWWTLPENFDVPLVTFIDEAQGEHIFGHEDLYLRSIELHSNTLIQLERWFTASGQTRVTVVGPLRAKRWLMDMIWSVGSQQAYHQARGEKMLHRVQNQPLTKADLDDSFCMPAYIFGLILDIVFGF